GGACCTGCAGGAACTCCGGGAGGCCGTGCGTCACGGTGACGGCGATCGCCTGGAGGCCGTGTTCAGTCACGCCAAGGCCACCCGCGACCGTTTCGTCGCCATGCTGGAATCCTAAGGATCATCATCGTGAGTCAGTCAGCGCCCCCCGTCGATTTTCAGGTTCACCCCGGCGGCGCCCTGCATGGTCGCTTCCGTGTGCCGGGTGACAAGTCCATGTCCCACCGCGCGGTGATGCTGGGTGCCCTGGCAGAGGGGGACACCGAGGTCAGCGGTTTCCTGGAGGGGGCCGACGCCCTGGCGACCCTGGAGGCATTCCGGCGCATGGGCGTGAGCATCGAGGGGCCGCGCCACGGGGAGCTGCGTATCCGCGGTGTGGGCCTGCACGGCCTGCGTGCCGCCGATGGCCCGCTGGACGTTGGCAACTCGGGCACCTCCATGCGTTTGCTGGCCGGGTTGCTCGCCGGTCAGCGCTTCGACTCCGTGCTGACCGGGGATGACTCGCTGCGCCGGCGCCCCATGGGACGCGTGACCGAGCCCCTCGCCACCATGGGGGCGCGCATCGAGGCCACGCCGGAGGGAACGGCGCCGCTGCACATCCGGGGGGACCAGTCACTGCAGGGCGTCCGTTACGAAATGCCGGTGGCCAGCGCCCAGGTGAAATCGGCGCTACTGCTGGCCGGGCTGTACGCCGACGGCGAGACCTGGGTGCACGAACCGGCACCGACCCGTGATCACACCGAGCGCATGCTGCAGGGCTTCGGCTATCCGGTGCAGCGCCAGGGCGCCTGGTCCGGGGTCAGCGGCGGCGGCCGACTGCAGGGCGGTGCCCTGGACGTACCGGCGGATATCTCTTCGGCGGCGTTCTTCCTGGTAGGGGCGAGTATCGCCGCCGGCAGCGACCTGGTCCTCGAGCATGTGGGCATCAACCCCACGCGGACCGGC
The DNA window shown above is from Aquisalimonas sp. 2447 and carries:
- the aroA gene encoding 3-phosphoshikimate 1-carboxyvinyltransferase; translation: MIVSQSAPPVDFQVHPGGALHGRFRVPGDKSMSHRAVMLGALAEGDTEVSGFLEGADALATLEAFRRMGVSIEGPRHGELRIRGVGLHGLRAADGPLDVGNSGTSMRLLAGLLAGQRFDSVLTGDDSLRRRPMGRVTEPLATMGARIEATPEGTAPLHIRGDQSLQGVRYEMPVASAQVKSALLLAGLYADGETWVHEPAPTRDHTERMLQGFGYPVQRQGAWSGVSGGGRLQGGALDVPADISSAAFFLVGASIAAGSDLVLEHVGINPTRTGVLDVLGHMGADIEIRNRRESGGEEVGDLRVQARPLHGLTIPERLVPLAIDEFPALFIAAACAHGRTVLTGARELRVKESDRIAVMADGLAAVGIHAEPREDGIVIEGGRIRGGTVDSHGDHRIAMAFAMAGLVSEAPITIRNCRNVDTSFPGFVVLAREAGANVEEMHDGEAQ